The Tribolium castaneum strain GA2 chromosome 3, icTriCast1.1, whole genome shotgun sequence sequence tgatTCAGTTGCCATGAAAGCCGATTACATGAGACTGTACCCCGACACGGTACTACCtgaagaaaagaagaagaaaaagaagaagaagaagaggagAAAAGGCAAGAAACCGAAAAAGAAggaataattaaaatacacaaataaaaatcaattcgTTTATTCAATTCGCTTTTGAAACAGAGGAAACAATCTTAACAGAATATATCATGGGAGCTGTGCCACTTCGCGtgctttttttaatcattttcacAACTTTAAACTTATCGTCATCGGTCAAGTTCAGTTTCTCCTCCCCGTCGTTTTTACTCGAAACATCAATTTCTTCCTCACATTTTCGCGATTCCTCAGGATTTTCGTTTTTCTTCTCGTTATTTTCGCTCGACTCTTCGGACACAATGCCTTTACCAAACACATCGTATTTCTTTAAGTGGTCAATGTAACTAACTGGCTCTATCTTTGGCTTTGACTGGACGGTCTCTTCTATATCAATGATAGACCACTGATTGAACTTTTCCTGGATGGCGCTCATTCCACATTCCTCGTATTCCTGTTTCGTCACTAACTTTGATTTAAACTCAGGATCCTTCAAAAGCACTTTACCACCCATCCAGTTGTACGTAATCGGGCTAAAAAACGCggtcaatttttttcctaaaaactAGACACATACTCTGACGGTTGGTAAACGTTAACTTCCCACGACGCTGGAATCATGCTCCTGACTTCATTAAACAACCTATCCCTGAACCCGTCAAATTTTGTGCTCCCGCCAATACAAACAATATTCTTGGCTAAATCTTTCTGGAAACTCAAAGGACACGAAAAAATCGATTTACAAACTGCTTCTGCAATTCCTATGCTTTTGATGCCAATGTCCGAAGGGTGGAACAAAATCTCGGGAACGGTAAATCGCTCGTTGTTTAGACGaagaatttggcaattttctgcaATTTCGTCTTTTTGGTCCCGATCTTGGATGTACCCCCTCctgatattattaaaatcggGCAGCACATAATTTCGAATAATGTGGTTTTTGCTGGGAGGGAGCTCTGCAGCTTTTAGGTCGCTTTTGAAGTCTTGAGACACGTAACAAGTGTCTTCTTTCACTTGGTTGATTACGAAAGTCTCCTCCATTACGTGGTACTGGCGATATGATATTATGTCTTTCAAATGGTTAGTTAACAGCTGTTAAcaaagcaaaattattttctatttttcactAACAAATTAACTTACTTTCCCCCCAACATTTATCCTTCTCACACCTTTCAGATATTTTTTACCTTCTAGATACGGAATTACATGTGTGAAACTATACCCTGAATCAACTATAATACACGGAGGTTTTGCccctaaacatttttatttagttttgtaAAGTAACTTAAATTATCTCTTACCAATTTCTTTGTGGTACTGTAATACTGCAAGGTCGGTGGGATTTAATCTGAACATGGATGAGACTTCatactcttcaaaaaatatctCATCAATACAATCTTGAATCGATTTGAAGTTAAACAAGGGTTGTGTCATTATCACAGGATAGTTATTCACAGGACAAACATTTTTGCTAAGCACAAAATCCCATATCGGTTTTTGCACATCCCACTTTGTTATATACCCCCGCTCACTAGGTATTAAGTAAAACAAACCGGAACAGTCCCTACATTCATCAATCTGGCTTCCAATAAATAACCGTTTTCGCTCCGACTTTGCTTTCATGATAcaatttggaatgattctaaaACCGCccacaataaattacaatttagAACACAAGCAACTTATACTTTGGCTCCTCTTCAAACGAATAGTTGATTTTGATCGTATGAGCCCcattatcaaaaataagaCCTTGCAAATTGCTCTCTGCAAGCACCAGTTGTTTACTCATGAACTATAATTATTGTACGCACCTTTCACGTGAAAAGAGTGACTGTCTCGACTTGCAAGCCGTGTCCGGCGCGGTCTTTGGTGCTTCTCAAACCTTCGACTcacattgtaaatttttgaatcgTACCTTATTCGCTTCACTTCAGACTGACCCTCGTCTAGGTCTTCGTCACTCAAAGAACTGTCCATGTGAGACATTTTGCTCACTCAGGAATgttttaactttaatgcaaCTTTTTTAAGCTATTTATTTACAGTTGTCAAATTTGACAAATCTGTCAAACTACAACGTGCGCATTATACCAACATCCAATAACCCCCCAAGTAATGAAAAATCTGTCGTGGTAGATAAAACATTTTGAATATTAGGTAGgtatcttgcattttttaagtttttaaagtCTGTTATTTTTGTACGCTCTTATCAGGCAACTTAGCTAAATAATTaggaagataaaaaatgtagaaCAGGGCTTTTGTACTTTTGATGTTGGTGTTTGTCGTAGTTTTTGACAGTCCACAACAACTTCATaattcgtaaaaaataaaagtttgtgcTAAAAGTTTGTCGTAAAAACGTTGCTAATTCACTTAATGCAACATTCTGGGGGCGATTATAGCGTCCCACAATGCCGGTGGACATAAAGGAATTAACCGAAGGCTGGCTGGAGTTGGAAAGCGACCCAGGCCTGTTCTCCCTTCTCTTGGAAGACTTCGGCGTAAAAGGCGTCCAAGTTGAAGAAATCTACGACATCCACAAGCCCTTAGATGGCCCCGTTTACGGTTTCATTTTCCTGTTCCGCTGGATGGAGGAGCGGCGCTCGCGGCGAAAAATCGTGGAGCAAACCGAAGTGTTTGTTAGAGATGAGGAAATCGTAAACGACATATTTTTCGCGCAGCAAATGGTCCCCAACAGTTGCGCGACCCACGCTCTGGTTTCAGTATTGCTAAACTGTGCCGACTTGCACTTGGGGGCGACTTTAGAGCGGCTACGGACGCACACTAGAGGCATGTCGCCTGAGAATAAAGGCTGGGCGATTGGGAACACCCCAGAGCTGGCCAAAGCGCACAACTCGCACGCGATGCCGCAAGCCAAGAGACGGCTAGATAAGAGTAGCGGGGTTTCAACTGGGCGGTTTACAGGAGAGGCGTTTCATTTCGTTAGTTTTGTTCCGATAAACGGGCGTCTGTTTGAACTGGATGGGCTGAAGCCGTGGCCCATCGACCACGGGCCGTGGAACGAGGGTGACCAATGGACGGATAAATTCCGGGCTGTTATCGCCGATAGACTGGCGATAAGTGCGGGAGATGAAGGAAGCGAAATCCGGTTTAATCTAATGGCGGTGGTGCCGGACCGCCGACTTGCAATTCACCACAagttaaaaatgttgaaaacgAACAGACAGATAGTTCTGGACGCGTTAAAACATCTAGTCAAagttaaaaaagacaaaaaagaaGAGACTGCAAGTAACAATGCAATGGAGGAAGATCCCCCTCAAGGGAATTCTCAGAGTCAGTCAGCGTCTGAAGAGGGGGCTTTGACGCCCAAAAGCTCAGTTACAACGCTAGGGCCGTTAGATTATGCGACGCCACTCACAATTCAAACATCACCAGCCCCCAGCACTTCAGGAACAGATACTTCGTCGGAAATTGGCTCAGCGTTCAATTCGCCAACGCAGACCTGGAACTGGGGGGCGCAACAGCAACAACCAAGTCCATCCTCCAGGGATCTGAAGAGATTTGTTGTGATTCGAATGAACGAGCAAGAGGAGGAGCAAAATAGCAAGAAAACTGGTATAATTGGCATTAAACTTGCCGAATTTTATactgtaataattattatgctCGGTCAGACTTTTGtgaaggaaatttaattctctacaaatttcttccTAACAGTTTTCTTGTGTCTTTAACCGCATTCGtagcgtcttgaaaaatacgagatgaagcgcaaattttaaataattttttctcatattcCTTATGAAAATTTAGTCGTCCGTTTTCTCTCAGTATATTACGAGTGCagagctcaacatttctgcattttttttttcaagtaattagCGAATTGGTTGGATTtcagttaatttaaaatgatttggcgctgaaactttttttgggaaaattgtCTGTTAAATAATTGAGTGTAATTTCAGTGAAAAAAGAAGGCACCGAACAAAAAAGCAACGGGAATGGGGGCGTCGCCCGGGTTCGTACGAGCGACGGTGACACGGTTGTGGCTGAGAAAAAACACCCTGAACTTTTGGAGCCTCACACTTTTGCCCCACAAGACCTTTTAGCGCTTTTGCGGAATTTAGAAAACGAGATTTGTATGTGTgagattaatttaaaagatgaaAATGATAAGCAGAATAAATATAAGGTATTTGTAGCTTCTTTAGTGTAGTAAAACGGTAATGATGTATGTTTTTTAATAGATTGATGACTGCAGGAGGACTCATAATTATGACGAATTTATTTGTACGTTTTTATCAATGTTAGCGGAGCAAGGAAAATTGGCTGATTTAGTTGAACAACATTTGCAAGTT is a genomic window containing:
- the Arp6 gene encoding actin-related protein 6, coding for MSHMDSSLSDEDLDEGQSEVKRIRYDSKIYNVSRRFEKHQRPRRTRLASRDSHSFHVKESNLQGLIFDNGAHTIKINYSFEEEPKIIPNCIMKAKSERKRLFIGSQIDECRDCSGLFYLIPSERGYITKWDVQKPIWDFVLSKNVCPVNNYPVIMTQPLFNFKSIQDCIDEIFFEEYEVSSMFRLNPTDLAVLQYHKEIGAKPPCIIVDSGYSFTHVIPYLEGKKYLKGVRRINVGGKLLTNHLKDIISYRQYHVMEETFVINQVKEDTCYVSQDFKSDLKAAELPPSKNHIIRNYVLPDFNNIRRGYIQDRDQKDEIAENCQILRLNNERFTVPEILFHPSDIGIKSIGIAEAVCKSIFSCPLSFQKDLAKNIVCIGGSTKFDGFRDRLFNEVRSMIPASWEVNVYQPSDPITYNWMGGKVLLKDPEFKSKLVTKQEYEECGMSAIQEKFNQWSIIDIEETVQSKPKIEPVSYIDHLKKYDVFGKGIVSEESSENNEKKNENPEESRKCEEEIDVSSKNDGEEKLNLTDDDKFKVVKMIKKSTRSGTAPMIYSVKIVSSVSKAN
- the caly gene encoding ubiquitin carboxyl-terminal hydrolase calypso, with protein sequence MPVDIKELTEGWLELESDPGLFSLLLEDFGVKGVQVEEIYDIHKPLDGPVYGFIFLFRWMEERRSRRKIVEQTEVFVRDEEIVNDIFFAQQMVPNSCATHALVSVLLNCADLHLGATLERLRTHTRGMSPENKGWAIGNTPELAKAHNSHAMPQAKRRLDKSSGVSTGRFTGEAFHFVSFVPINGRLFELDGLKPWPIDHGPWNEGDQWTDKFRAVIADRLAISAGDEGSEIRFNLMAVVPDRRLAIHHKLKMLKTNRQIVLDALKHLVKVKKDKKEETASNNAMEEDPPQGNSQSQSASEEGALTPKSSVTTLGPLDYATPLTIQTSPAPSTSGTDTSSEIGSAFNSPTQTWNWGAQQQQPSPSSRDLKRFVVIRMNEQEEEQNSKKTVKKEGTEQKSNGNGGVARVRTSDGDTVVAEKKHPELLEPHTFAPQDLLALLRNLENEICMCEINLKDENDKQNKYKIDDCRRTHNYDEFICTFLSMLAEQGKLADLVEQHLQVPKRPGTVPQPKAAKTAKKHETGATKRKKGRTKVKRRR